The DNA segment GAACGAGATCGACCGGCTGTGGCGGCTCGTGCAGGACCACCCGCACGTTATCGGCGACTTCACCTGGACCGGCTGGGACTACCTGGGTGAGGCCGGGATCGGCCGGACCGCGGACGCCGAGGACCCGTCGGCCGGCGCGTTCGGGGCCCCCTACCCGTGGCTGCTCGCCTGGTGCGGGGACATCGACGTCACCGGGCACCGCCGGCCCGCCTCCTTCTACCGGGAGGTCGTCTTCGGCCTGCGCAGCGACCCGTACCTCGCCGTCGTCCGGCCGGAGCGGTCCGGGCGGGAGACGGTCGCGACGCCGTGGGCGTGGAGCGACTCGGTGGGCAGCTGGGCGTTCGCCGGCGCCGAGGGCACGCCGGTGACCGTCGAGGTCTACAGCGACGCCGACGAGGTCGAGCTGCTGCTCGACGGGCGCTCGCTCGGCACCGCGAAGGCGGGTGAGGCGCACCGGTTCCGGGCGGAGTTCACGGTGCCCTGGGCACCCGGCGAGCTGACCGCGGTCGCCCGCAGCGGCGGCGCGGAGACCGGCCGGTGCTCGCTCCGGTCCGCCGACGGGCCGGTGCGGCTGACGGCGGCCGTCGACCGGGACGCCGTGCGGGCCGACGACACCGACCTGGCGTACGTCGACCTCGCGCTCACCGACGCCGCCGGCACCGTGGCGCTGGGCGTCGACCGCGAGGTCACCGTGACCGTCGCCGGGCCCGGCGTGCTCGCCGGGTTCGGTTCGGCGGCGCCGGCGACCGAGGAGTCCTACCTCGACGACGTGCACACCACCTTCGACGGCCGTGCGCTCGCCGTCGTCCGGCCGACCGGTGCGGGCACGATCACCGTCACGGCGTCCGCGCCCGGCTGCGCCGACGTCACGCTGACCGTGGTCGCCCGCTGAGCTCGGCGACGCAGTCAGCGACCGCGGCGGCCAGGTCGCGGTCGTCGGCGAGGGCCGGGTCCAGCGCCGCGAGCACGCGCGGGACCGAGCCGGCGAGCGGTCGCAGCTCGTCGGCCCGCACGTCCCGCACCGGGGTGCTGCCTCCAAACACGAGGTGCACCAGCCAGGCCGCGAGGAGCCGGACGGCGGGCAGCGGCAGCCGGCCGCTCGCCCGCATCCCGGCGGAGCACCGGGAGCAGGCGCACCGGGAGCTTCTGCGAGCCGTCCGCGGCGATCTGCGCCAGGGAGTGCCGGATGCGCGGGTCGGCGAACCGCGCCAGCAGCGCTGCCCGGTAGCGGGCGACGTCGTCCACGGGCAGGTCCAGGTGCGGCGCGCAGGTGTCCCACCACTCCTGCACCCAGCCGGCGCAGACCGGGTCGGTCACCGCCTCGGCGACGGTCGTCCACCCGCGCAGCGGGCCGGCGTAGGCCAGCAGCGAGTGGGCGCCGTTCAGCAGCCACAGCTTGCGGTCCTCGAACGGCGTCACGTCCGCCGTCAGGACGGCGCCGGCGGTCTCCCACGCGGGCCGGCCACCGGGGAACGCGCCGGCCAGCACCCACTCGCTGAACGGCTCGGTGGCGACCGGGCAGCGGTCGTCGACGCCGGTGCCGGCCAGCACGGC comes from the Modestobacter italicus genome and includes:
- a CDS encoding mannitol dehydrogenase family protein, producing MSSLRRGTAAPPVRMVHLGLGSFSRAHQAWYTDRAGDDWGIAAFTGRRPDLARALAAQDGLYTLVTRGAGGDEFSVVRSLVRAHAADEQDAWLRYLGSPDVRVVTVTVTEAGYGTAADGAPARLLAGLRARRAADAGPVTLVPCDNLPGNGAVLGAALQHLMAETDPAMADWLREQVSVATTVVDRITPAPTDDDRRAVLAGTGVDDRCPVATEPFSEWVLAGAFPGGRPAWETAGAVLTADVTPFEDRKLWLLNGAHSLLAYAGPLRGWTTVAEAVTDPVCAGWVQEWWDTCAPHLDLPVDDVARYRAALLARFADPRIRHSLAQIAADGSQKLPVRLLPVLRRDAGERPAAAARRPAPRGLAGAPRVWRQHPGAGRAGRRAATARRLGPARARGAGPGPRRRPRPGRRGR